Proteins from one Elgaria multicarinata webbii isolate HBS135686 ecotype San Diego chromosome 3, rElgMul1.1.pri, whole genome shotgun sequence genomic window:
- the SPARC gene encoding SPARC, producing MRAWIFFLLCLAGKALATQQDALPDEMEVIEDLATEEPVGINPVQVEVGEFDEPTEDVEEVIAENPCQNHHCKHGKVCEVDENNTPMCVCQDPSSCPASTAVFEKVCGTDNKTYDTSCHFFATKCTLEGTKKGHKLHLDYIGPCKFIPACLDAELSEFPLRMRDWLKNVLVTLYERDEDNNLLTEKQKLRVKKIHENEKRLEAGDHTVELLVRDFEKNYNMYIFPVHWQFGQLDQHPIDGYLSHTELAPLRAPLIPMEHCTTRFFEACDLDNDKYIALNEWASCFGIKEKDIDKDLVI from the exons ATGCGTGCTTGGattttcttcctcctctgcctGGCAGGCAAGGCCCTAGCAACACAG CAAGATGCGCTACCAGATGAGATGGAAGTCATAGAGGATCTTGCAACAGAG GAGCCTGTGGGGATCAACCCAGTGCAGGTGGAGGTTGGAGAGTTTGACGAGCCCACTGAGGATGTGGAGGAGGTCATTGCTGAAA ACCCCTGCCAGAACCATCACTGCAAGCATGGCAAAGTCTGTGAAGTGGATGAGAACAACACCCCTATGTGTGTGTGCCAAGATCCCTCCAGCTGCCCAGCCAGCACTGCAGTGTTTGAGAAG GTATGCGGCACTGACAACAAGACCTATGACACCTCCTGCCACTTCTTTGCCACCAAATGCACTTTGGAGGGAACCAAGAAGGGACACAAGCTCCACCTGGACTACATTGGACCTTGCAAAT TCATTCCTGCCTGCCTCGATGCTGAGCTGAGTGAATTCCCCCTGCGTATGCGTGACTGGCTGAAGAATGTACTGGTCACCCTGTATGAGCGCGATGAAGACAACAACCTGCTGACTGAGAAACAGAAACTTCGG GTGAAGAAGATCCATGAGAATGAGAAGCGCCTGGAAGCTGGCGACCACACAGTGGAACTGTTGGTCCGTGACTTCGAGAAGAACTACAACATGTACATCTTCCCTGTGCACTGGCAATTTGGTCAGCTCGACCAACATCCCATTGATGG GTACTTGTCCCACACTGAGCTGGCCCCATTGAGAGCTCCCCTCATCCCCATGGAGCACTGCACCACTCGCTTCTTTGAGGCATGCGATCTAGACAACGACAAGTACATCGCTCTGAATGAATGGGCCAGTTGCTTTGGCATTAAGGAGA aggacattgACAAGGATCTTGTGATCTAA